DNA sequence from the Mangifera indica cultivar Alphonso chromosome 18, CATAS_Mindica_2.1, whole genome shotgun sequence genome:
cttatttattaaCATTACCATACCGGAAAATTAAAGATAGGAATTTTCAGTTATTCATTGATCTTAAAATCCACATTTCTAAAGACTACCACTTATCACAACATATTCAATGAGCAGAAAGAGGGATGGACACAACTAAAGGTTTATTAGAAATTGCTCATATAACACCTAAATGcagtttaaaaattcaaggtGAGACATGATATGTTAAATAGAAAAGAAGAGACTCAATCAGTTATTATGAATCATGTGATTTGAAAAGGTAAAATCTACATGTACTATATATCAGTTATTTACAAATTAAGTTTCTTGATATAAAGGTTATTCAGGTAGTTGAAATTTTAACCTGTGAACTTAATATGTCCAAGTCAAAAGCAGATGAATTGCCCCTTAACAACCTAGGAGTAGTTGATGATTCTGAATTTAGAGATTCAGACGAAGAGATATTTGTGTTCCCATGTCCCACGTCCAACACATTTTTAGTAACCGAATATTCATCAGTAACAATACTCTCATATGTCTCTGAAACCATAAAACTTTCTTCAGATGGGAGAAACTGTTTGAAATGGCTGTCAAACTGATGATAGCTGAAAGAAATATCCGGTGAGCTGTAACTCTTCCTATTTGTGCAGCATGAAGATTTCTTACTACTTGATCTTGATGTTCTACTAAATGAGCCATCTTTCTGAATGAAATTTCCCTTCCCTGCCTTGTTTCTTTCCTGCGTCACAGACTCTTTTGGCATCATATACCTGTCATCATTAACAGTTTCATGCCGCATGCTGGCTTTGGGACCTCAAAAGGTAGAAGAAGCTGGAAGAGATCTTGATCTTGACAAAGTTCTAACACCGCCATCCTTCCATCCATCCCTACTGCTGATACCCAAAGGTTCAAACAACCTTCCTGGTCTGCTGTCACTGCAAAGTGTATCAACGAATCCTTCCTCACCAACCACAGCATCTAAAATTGCAGGCCTCACTTCCCAATCTGTAATAGCAAGCATTTCACCCAATGTGCTGCCCCTTCTAATAACTCCCAAAATCTGAGACTTGTGGGACATCTTCCACCTCTCCGAGAGTCTTTTCTTGGCCTCCCTGCACACAGATGATTCTACAGAAAGGGAAGAACAAGACCTGAATTTGTTATGCCTCTTAAACTCATCTCTGGAGGTCACTGTTTTAAACTCTGACTCATTTGCAGACTCACTTCCAGACATGTTACTCAAACTCTCATCCCCTGCATATCCTTTAAACCCAGAACTTGGAAAATTCATGGCACCATTgctaaaactatttttcatcctCCTAGCTATTTCTTTGGCGATTTCTGTTGATTCTTTAGAATTATGTTGCGAATATCCtgcatcatcattaatatttcTGTTCACCACTGACTCTGCCTCCCTATTTTCGGTTCCTAGAAATTCTGCATGCTTTCTAAAATCTGACAGATAAGAATGAGAAGAATGAGGTGATGAAACAGTTTTGATGTCAGTCTGTGGCTTCCCAAGATTTGGTTTTAGAACAATGATCCTTGTAGGAAAAACAGTTGGGTCTTTCTCGCCTTCTGATTGAACTTTTGGGGACTTAATGAAACTCTGAGCATCCTTTCTACAGTAAGTGTGACCATGAATAACACTGACATGCTTCTGAGCAGATTTAGAATGACTCTTCCATGGAATTTCTCCTTCTGCTTTCCCAGTTATGCCACTTCTTTCACACTTCCGAGCATTAGATAATGTCACTGCTGGCATATGACCACAATGGGACTGGGGAGGAGCACCTAGATCATGCATATGCTTTGTGAACAATGAATCCAGTTGCTGAAGAAATTTCAGCAGAAGATCCTTGTTGTCTAGCACCTCAAGTGCGTCATTGAATTCCTTTAAATCCTGAAGTCTTTCATCAGTTGAAAGAAACTTAGCATCCATGAACTTCTGCTTTATGAAAACCAACTCAGCCTAAGTAAACATTGTCTTTGAAGTCTCCAGCAATGTGTTATTGCTGCTCTCCATCTTCGATGGATCTAAAACTTCATATATATCTTTGAATTCTTGTTCTTTCATAGAGCTTTTCCTAAAAGATAGGTGACCAGAAGATGCCCCGCTCCTTTGAGCTCTTCCTACTGATGCCGTCCTTTGTTGATGAATCTCCGTGGACCTTTTCTGTTGTTTATGAGCAGATTGCTGAGGTGGAAGACCATCAAGACCCATCAATCTTTCAATTAAACTAGGTGATCTTCTCTTGGATTGTGTTTCTCTTGACATCTCTCCTGCTAACAACTCCTTAATTGGTCTTCTGGTTTGTTTTGAAGATATCTTCCCCACCTCAAATGTCAACTACAAGGTTCAGGTGCTTATGCTTAATACTAACAAatccaataaaatttaaagtaaatataacGATATTCTCATACAAAAGAAGCTACAGAACCTTTTTGCTCTTACCTACACAGACTTTAAAGCTTatcaaaacaattaattaattaaaaattagaaaagagaaTCGACTCACTGAATCATCATCTGCATCACTACTGCATGAAATAGAATCAGAGGCCAATTTcggaaattttttatgtttctggTGCTGTCTTTTTCctggagaaaaataaaagaggtgGACGAGTCAAACAAGTTTCccaaaaataaatctaaattcACTTAGCAACGGCAGAAATAATCAATTGCAATAAAATTCTTTGCAAAGCTAACTAAAgataacacaaaaaattatcatcaaCTTTTCTCTAAAATATTAATCAGAAAACAGCGGTCCACACTGCAATTATATCTCATTATAACCCTAGAATTTCCAAAAGAAAGCAACCTAATCATGCCGATGCCACTGCTTATGAGTGAAGAGGCTGTCAGAAGACGCTTTATATCCCAGACCAAATTATACAAAAGCCTCCGCAGAAGTAGTCATCGaacattttgaatttgaacttgcATTTTTTTCAGCTTTTATTCTTACTGCTGAAGAACGGGTAAAGGACATCGCTCTATTTGGTTGCcaagaaatttgaagaaaatgaagtaaCCTTAaagaaacttaaatttaaaacctCCTAACCCAAATACAACTTGTCAACTCGACAGATGTCATTTTCTCACAAGCGAGAGAAACAAGTACTCCAAAACGCCGCGGCTTTTTTCCTCGATTTTCTCGACAGCAAACAAACtgacaatttgaaaaaattagaagaagaaCTGACCTTCTCGGAACACAGGTTCCCTTGAGACATGTAGATCACCAGTGAAGCTCGTAATCTTTGACCTCCTTCGCTGAAACTTCTCCATTTTCACTTAATTCAGAAAACATAAagcaaacaattttttatcttatttttagaaaagaaaacGTAATGTAGAAGACATCCAGATCAGAAATCAACGTAATGTAGAAGACATCCAGATCAGAAATCCCGGATACATAGAAGCAGACATGAAGGATCCACAAAAATCACGCCCTACATAATTATTTTcagcaaaattttcaaaaatcgcaACCTCAAAAACTCTCTATTCTCAGATCGTGAACAAAAGATAGTAGAGTGAGCTTGAAAAAGACCTTAATAAAGTCTGCAAAAAGGAGAGAGGAGAGAGCAGTTAGAGCAGTCGATGTCgaaactaaaaatgaaaaacatgcTGGTGTGAGAGGCAGAGTAGCAGTATTTGCGTGgggcctttttttttattttttttgaattttcaaataccGATAGACTGAAACAGAAATGGAGCTCTGCGCGGGTAAGTAGCGTACATACTCGAACCACACTACCCTGGCTACGCGCACGTGTCACCTTATAACGATGTCATGTCTGCCTCCACGTGTCACCCTTTCATAGCTATATTGGgtaaattttaactttgtttaCTTTCTtgagaaaaatttatttaaatctatCAATTAACCCATATCGCTTCCCTCATCATACTCATGTCTGATCTAACTTTGAAATCATTGCCCTTCATTGTCGATACAAAGTAAAACCAATTTAAGTTAAGTTGGCATTCAATCAATTTCATTTAGTATTTACCATCTACCCATTTACAATTCCATTACATCTTAATCTTCTGTTGGTGTTGCATTCCTAACAAATTTGGTATCATTGTTGTTAGTGTGTCTAAAGATTGTGAGATTTGATTTCGTGAAAAGTAAAGATAATAATTTCGATctgaatttaaagtttttaatccTCTTTTAACtctaatgagaaaaaaaaatttcaataaaaataaaaaaaatagataaaaacgAAAAATATCTCGAcagacaaagacaaaaatacATATATCTCATCTCTATCACACTCTTATCCTCATtcttatcattttataataatattttatttaaaatactaatatatcttcataatttttaaattatttatatttttgaaatttatttactaTAGATTTTGGGAAATATAGACAAAATCCGACCAAATCCATTTACCACAATCAAGTTTGGATGCTTATGTTTGGAGTATTTAGAGGATgagaaaaaaaggagaaagagaggAAAATTGTGGAAAACACTTGGGGGAGAGTACCTGGCCTCTCAAATGCCAGGCTTGGGGAGGGTGCAGTGCTCTCTGTGTTGAATGTTTTGGAACCACTGTTCATTGTACATGCAGAGTAAAATCAATACAAGTTCAGTTGACATTCAGTCTGCTGCAAGTTCTGGGTTCCCAACATATTACAGAGGGATTAaccagaaagaaaaagagtacAACAACAAGGTCACAGAGACAGATATAAGGCTCTATCATTAAGaggatttgaattgtggtcactTACTCCTCATCCAGCATGTAAAGAGTGaagattttcttaaattcaactTAAGGAAGGCCTCCATATAGAAGAATTAAGATAATAACATGATTCACTGATGCAGTAGAGATCTTGCACAACAAATGAGCCACATGTAATTTAGGGGCATGGTGGCTGGCTTAGCAGTCGGCAAGTAACCATGAGTTTAAAACATTGCCAAAAAACCAGCCACATACATTATCAATTAAAACTGATGGGACTGTAAAATCAATAGTGAAAATGGGATGCACAGTTTATTGTCTCAGCACATTAAACTACTAGAGTTAAGCTGAATGGCCTAGGGACCTTTGCTCCATATCAGGACCAAACATTACAGAAACAGAAGCTCTTACAATAAGCCAGTCCATGACAAAACATTGAACAAACAACAGTCTCAACACTGCATAAAATGTCTAAGCACTCAAAATACAGGTATCACAAATTTCACCATCTTCATCAATTGTACAAAAGCCTCCCAAAGGGCAAGCATTCTTAATAGTGAGATACATAATATGAAAGCTTTATCCAGATGGCtctagttaaatattattacattaaaCCTGTAAACATACACAGCACCACAagagaataacaaaaacaatagcAAGTGACTGTTTCTATATAAAAAGAGactataaatatttatcttcCCTAATATTTCCAGAGCTCAAATGTGCACGATTTGCAGTTATTTCCCACCCACAATTTAAGTTAAACAATCACTAAATGTaccccaaaaaaacaaaaatgtaaaagaaagaTTCTCACTAATAGACCAGGAGTCTTCAATTCAGATGATGAACAAGAACCAGCCACTTCTCTCAACTTCTCGATCCCATGCCCTCTCTTTCTACCTTCTCCCCGAAAAGCTTTTTTGCAAAAATGTCATCAGCAAAAAATTGTCTGTAGGGGTGATCATTTGGAACAAGCCTTCGAAATTTCTCAAACTGTTTCTCGGCCTCAACGTCATTATTCAACAAAGTGTATATAATTCCTTGACACAAGTAGGGCCTGAAATCCCTCGGCTCTTCCTTCACGAGCTCCTCATATACCTTCAATGCCTCTGAATGTTTACTCTCCATAACCCGAATTTGCGCaatcaataatttaaagttCCTTAAATCAGAATTCTTGTTTTCCTTCTTGCACTTCTGCATTGCACTCTCAATTCTCTTCTCCAAGTCCTTTAACGTATAGCCCGTGGCCTCATAAGCCATCACCAGCCCGTGAAAAGCCTCAACTCGAAGCGGGTCTTTTTGTAATATTTGCTCAAACCCTTTAGAGGCAGCCTCGAAATCCCCAGAATAGTTTAAAACTTGGCATTTCAACAACGGCCATTCAAATTCATCCGGTTCGACCTCAATTAACCGTCCAATAACTTCGATTGCCTCCGGTACTTTATGCGACTTCAATTTAAGCTCCAGGAGCAAGCGAAGAGCTTCAACATCGTTGGGTTGTTCACTCAAGTGCTGCTgaacatttctctctttttcttcgaAAGTAAAATCCTCTGTCTTTTCCGATGATTCAGCAGTGGACTCCACCGTGGGCGCCTCGATTGGGGAAGCAATTGCGGGTTTAATGTGGTGGAGGCGCGTGAAGAGTAATGCGGCAGCGGCAGCGACGGTTACAGAAGCTGTTTTGACGAGAGACCAGGCGAGTGGATTTAGAGTTTGGAGGAGGGAACGGTtcggtttagggttttgatgggtGGAAGAAGAGGCTCTGACGGAGGAGAATTTGAAGGGTGTGGCGGTGGTTGTTCTGAAGGAGAGGGCAGAAATAGGTTTAGAAAATGATGGACGGTGGTGattgagagaaagagaaaggggTTGGTGACGGCTGTGTACTTTAGCAAGGGGTTCCATTGACTTGAGATTTGAGGTTACAGGAGAAGGAAAAGAGGGCTAAAAGCCTAAAACCCTGATGATGACGATAATACAACGAAGAGGGGGAAGGGTAGGGaagtttcaatttcaaaaccctTGAGAGATGAGAACAtctaaaacgatatcgtttcaTAGGTAGGGCAATTCGGCCGTCTCTATTTAAAGTAGTTGGGCTTCTGTTCtcaaagtaaatttaatttgggtcagttttttatttaaaaaataaaattttgacaaaGGTTGATCAtgttctcaaataaaaattattattatatctgataaaaaatatatatatatatatatatatatatgtataaattaataaaaaataaaaattattaagtataattattctaaatattttttattattttaaaaactaataaataaagatagtatatataaatatatacatatttatgtatttaaagtgaatacacatagtattaGACTTGATCCACCCATGATAAGTTGACTTGACTCATATCCAATATATTGTGCTTTACCAATATTACCCATGGTAGTTGTAGATAATTACAATACTGCTCATGTTAGTTATAGATAATCTAGTTTTACTCTCGATTTATAGACTTTTCTTAACCCTAGtcatatcaattttcaaaaaacttaataatttagttttctgATTATGTCAATATTCCTAAATTTACTTGATTTTTATGAACTCTCTTTTTATTCTAACCCAAGTCTAATTCCATTTTGACAAAGAGTACAATTGATTTCTCTAACAGAATATGATgatagtgaaaaaaataaaggatgAAAGAATCTGTGCAAATTAAGCATGGAATATTTGGTGTGGTGGCTAAAGTAATAGACAAAAGAATATGTACAAACCATGAATATTTGGCTATAATATgttaattatgaatatataaaaattagggCATATATAAATAGGTTACTTTGGAAGtaaatgtatatacatgtttagaaatattaaatttaaaatatggtaTAATAATAAgatacaacaaaattatatacatccaatgacaattttctttcattcaaagtttgaaaagttattatttttttttttaaattttgaaactatcatcGGAGACGACAAATTTCTCATTcttgacttttctctctctctcaatatCTCTCCTTCTTGGTTTTTCTCTCCCTTTtggtctctctccctcccaTCTTCGATTGTCTTTGTCTGTGACAAAGACAAAGACCAAAGTCTTTTGGtctaaagtaatattcaatcacattatgatatatcatttagatatctaattgaatatttaaaatggatatatatGAAATTGGTACTAACAAGTAAGATGACGGATTGTACTAATTAATCACTATTTGAATCATTTTCTCTTCAAACTTCCTCCAAAATGACCATCCAAACATTGtaagggcaaaattgtcattacttataaataacatgaaaaaGTCTATGGCACCTCGGATATAATATTAAGAGTGGATGGAATTGGTACTAGCAAATAAGATGATAAATTATACTAATTAATCACTATTTAAACCATTTAATGTATACTAATTCTCTTCAAACTTCCTCCAAAATGCCCATCCAAACATTGTAAAGGCAAAAATGTCATTACTtataaataacaagaaaaagtCTATGGCGCCtccaatataatataaaggggtcgtttggtttcagtttttgaaaattaccttgataatctatctttttatttctttgtttggtttatcagtaataaaacattacagtaatcttctattgtCAATGTTGATGTAACgggtaatatagatggtaatctgattaccaccttcaccttaggtatttaaatattaccaaggtaatcttgattttattataattatattattacttattaattttttgagacaaaaataaatttatttttaattaatatgacaaataatataaaaaatatttaaaaataattatatttaaggacatttaagtaaaataatttattagtaatattttattatatctttaatgtaatctttctattttgataataaaacattatccaaaagTGGATGGTTGACTCTCTTAGGcttgaaaaaattcattagttTGAATGTGTTAAAAAACCCATAATTCTCGGAAGAATGCTTCTGGGATTTGAACTCATGATCTCACGGTTTAATATCCCCCGCATTTACCacagggtaattaattaaaataaacaaaattttaagcgtttatacgtttttaggtcactctagaaaagttttaccaaaataagcaaaccgtattttttttttaccctttttacccttatgttgaaaaaccaagtaaaaatattttttctgagaatgtgcgtcggtttatgattgttacgatggtggctagggattttacaatgaaaccctaaatatgttgaattatgtatatagatgtttttaaatgttttgaatgcttaaaatgatgtagtttcgatgttaatggatgtttggaagtgtagccgttgagagacaaaagcgcacaaatttacagtgtcgtGCAAACTGCGCAAATGTATAGTGCCACGCAAACTAcgcaaacactgttcacacCACGTAAACACTATTCACATCGCGCAAACCGCTTGCAAAATCGCCAAAAATCCTAttcacagactatgatatctacttttgcgcggtgtgaacagtgtttacgcgatttgcgcagtttgcgtgacactgtacATTTGTGCAGTTTAcgcgacactgtaaatttgcgcacTTCtatctctcaacggctacacttccagacatccattaacatcgaaactacatcattttaagcgttcgaaacattcaaagacatacatatacataattcgacatatttagagtttcactgtaaaatccctagccaccatcgtaaccaccataaactgacgcacattctcagaaaaaatatttttacttggtttttcaatataagggtaaaaagggtaaaaaaaatacggtttacttattttgttaaaacttttCTATGATGGcttaaaaacgtataaacgcttaaaattttatttattttaattaatttccctttaccACACAATCCATACTCTTCTATTGTTGATCAGGTAGCccccaaaatatttaaaataattgttattacatttcattattttaaccCGCCTAAATTTTATCCGGAGGTTCACGTGTGCTGGAgttttacaattattattaggccaaacgactatttcccacccaaggtatgctgtaatgacaagtttcccccctttaactatggaaataccaaacacccacccatggccagttaaatttaacagaaccctaacgcctgaaaattttatctccttttgcccccctaaagtttgaaaacaaaaatttccccccaacctaagtttaagaaaatggcagtttcaccctagggtttggttttgaaatctccggcgacctctccggctccgttgccgacggcttctccctcccgaagaatcctctccttccggtgatcggtttcctcccatttggaggcccgatcgtcgccgaaaaagcggtgggagacgaagaacttcgtcggggaaaaatttgatacatataatatcatttacaacccaaaaataaaacttaggagagttaagattaaaatattacgaataaattttaaattaaaaataaatataaataattatattgataaatcGTCCATCAacttttaatgataaattataagttatatatatatatatatatatatatatatatatatatatatatatatatatatatatatatatatatatgtgtgtgtgtgtgtgtgtgtgtgtgtataaaactTTCTTCGACATGATTTCATCTTTTGAAAGATTGTAGAATGACTTCATTTTTATAACAGCTGGAATTGGATCCAAATTAATCTGACTTAATCTTAAAAATCGGCTTGAtctgattcaaattcatttagttttaattcaagtcaaattcaagaaagaatatttaactcatttttaaaactgaattgaattcaagctaagggtgtttggtttaagtttga
Encoded proteins:
- the LOC123202305 gene encoding uncharacterized protein LOC123202305 produces the protein MEKFQRRRSKITSFTGDLHVSREPVFREGKRQHQKHKKFPKLASDSISCSSDADDDSLTFEVGKISSKQTRRPIKELLAGEMSRETQSKRRSPSLIERLMGLDGLPPQQSAHKQQKRSTEIHQQRTASVGRAQRSGASSGHLSFRKSSMKEQEFKDIYEVLDPSKMESSNNTLLETSKTMFT
- the LOC123201392 gene encoding protein SLOW GREEN 1, chloroplastic-like, with protein sequence MEPLAKVHSRHQPLSLSLNHHRPSFSKPISALSFRTTTATPFKFSSVRASSSTHQNPKPNRSLLQTLNPLAWSLVKTASVTVAAAAALLFTRLHHIKPAIASPIEAPTVESTAESSEKTEDFTFEEKERNVQQHLSEQPNDVEALRLLLELKLKSHKVPEAIEVIGRLIEVEPDEFEWPLLKCQVLNYSGDFEAASKGFEQILQKDPLRVEAFHGLVMAYEATGYTLKDLEKRIESAMQKCKKENKNSDLRNFKLLIAQIRVMESKHSEALKVYEELVKEEPRDFRPYLCQGIIYTLLNNDVEAEKQFEKFRRLVPNDHPYRQFFADDIFAKKLFGEKVEREGMGSRS